In Colletes latitarsis isolate SP2378_abdomen chromosome 12, iyColLati1, whole genome shotgun sequence, the sequence GAaacattttctaatttttaaattcGCTCAATTCTTTATTATTATTGCCATTGAACTTTCGAGAATTtaactatttaaataaaataactgcATCAAGTACTATCTCTTTCTGTAACGTTCAGTTAGCCACACTTTGAACTATGGAATGTAATTCTGTGTTTTGGTATAATTTTCTTTATCATCGACAAATTAtgttcataaatatttattagcatGCTGCGACGTAATATTTGAAAGCGACGTCAATGCTGCGGATATTATGTATGAAATATGTCAGAACATATTGAAGCATCATCAAGTCGATCCACGAGTAAGGGATGTTCTGAAAACTGTAAAACTGACACCGCAAAGCGCAAGCTTATGTAGAGAAGAAATTTTAGCCAGATGTGGCATAGATTTGTCTACATTTCTCGCGGAAAGAGAACGCTTGGGAAAATCTTCTAAACAAGTTTTGGAAGAGATCAGATCATTTAATGGTTCCCTCTGCCTTAAGATGCATTTTGGTATACCCCTTTCTCAGTTAGGAACTCCACATCTCATCAGATATCATATTTTAATGCCGCACAGTAAGAATTAAAAAAGGTTCTATTCAAAATTTTTgatagtagttattaataaggtATAGCATGTATAACTTTGTTTGACTTTTAACATAAGATTATTGAAAGTGTATTAATACTACTAACccgataattttttttttaattaaaaatatgattTTTACGCTAATAATTTACTAATTATATGTGGAAAACAGATTTAAGTTATCCCTTCTACCTTGGCAAGTTTCCAAAAGTGCAAGTATAACTATCTATGTGTAGATGGGGATAAGTTTGGCCTATAGTCATAGTTTCAAATACATCTATGTAATGATCCCTTCCACTATGTATAAAGATTACAAACACTATTTCCATGAAATTTCATAATCATACATGTACCGAAGCTTTAAGGTTTATttcacgaataatattttataaattaatatttatttttttagttaCAATACGACAAGAACGACGCACGCCCCCTCATGCGGGTGGTTTACATCCTGCATTGAGAGAACGTGGCAGAGCCATACCTTCCTCTCATATTGTTCCAAAGGTGGTAGATAGACCCGATCATGTTGTGCCAAAAATGAGGCCACCCTTGGGAGGTGCAGGGCACGTTGTTCCTGCACCAAAAGGAAGTGGTATAATGGGAATCATTATGCCACTATATACATTAGGCATTGTACTGTTTTTCCTCTATACAATCGTCAAGGTGAACGACCCCTTGTTGCTACTGTATGGTATTCACGATAGGCGAATGAATCAACTGATCTCTTCCTTCAGGTGTTGAAGAAAAATTCAGATGGCGAAATAATCTCAGAATATCCAGGAGCCGCGGcagaaaaagaatttcgaaaaatGGTATTTAGTCCCGAAGTCTTTGCCAGTGCAATGACCAGTGGCGCGATGCACCACCAAAAAGAAAGATCGGTATCCCCTCACAGACCTGCGCCAACCATAGAAGAATTAAACGATCGTAAGTTCTTTCTATAAgttcaaaaattattaatgacaCTCGATTTATATCATCGCTTTGACTGTACAACCGTGGATCGAAATGGAGCAAAATTTGAATTTGAGTCTTACTCGTGAGACAAAAATTTCTGACAAAAATGTTAGAAGATTCCAATTGGtttaaagaaatataaattaacGTTATACAGTCGAAGTATCGTCATTAATGCAGTGTTTTCCTCGAAAGCTATTTCCTTtaaagaaatattgaaaaatgaggTACATGTTTTTTTGAGTATCTAATCAGATTTTTAAATGGTGTTGCATGATGCAAGGTTTGCACAATTAGAACACACACGTACTTATGTCGTGAATATAacaaaagagaaagaaaaaagatGTTAGactaaaattacaaatattgtAAGTACTTGTGTACAGTCTCTGAACACATTTGGTAATGTTATACATGCTGGAACACAAGAAGCGGCAGGAGACATAGAGATAGATCAACTGAGACGACGTTTGGTCGAGACGGAAGCAGCCATGGAAAGAATTGTTGTCCAGATGGGCAACATATCACGTTCGGTTATGCATAGTCCAAGCTCGCAACAAGAACTCAAGGTTTACTAGACAAATTTTGAAGCAATTTACATTTTCAGTTTCTTTAGCCCTTAGAAATGTGCACGTTGttgtgttctgattgcgtttcaAGCTTTATCTATCCTGTTGTACGTTATACACGATCGTTTCTTTCGTACAAAATCTTCAAAATTTTTTGCTTCTACATTTCCGTGCTTCTGGGTAACcgtttctaaattatttatcattaaTGTTGTAAATATTCGTCTTTATGAAAAGTGCATACTCATATTTTAGCGTGAAATACTCGTTAAaagcatttaagtaaacaaacgtaTTAAGTAATAGAATTcatagttcttatttttatatttaaatagtaGATGGGCCTCCAAAGTCCAAAGATCTGGCAGGGGTCGATCGCTTATCTAAGGTATATTCTTTGCCTTAAAAAGTTTTTTTAACAAGAGTAACCAAAAGTAATACATTTATTGTGTTTAAGGCTTACGTATTGAGATAGTAGGGATTCAACCCTAAAGTAAcaatatttaatacatttaaaaatttatttaaataatgtatGACAATACTTATAACACGTACACTAAAACATACGATGGACAATATTTATTGCAAGTTTTTgatgtcttttttttttaaataacaccGTATTTTTTTCTAGACAAAACAGCATGgactttttatacagggtgttcggccatccctgggaaaaattttaatgggggattctagaggccaaaataagacgaaaatcaagaataccaatttgttgatcgaggcttcgttaaaaagttattaacttttaaagttccgctcgtactgaatttttttctagaaaatggttaggatttcgggggtatatgtaatgaccaaaaatgattataattgacccctgcaaccgaaaatattttttttagaacgatttgaaattttttttttccgtcgaaaaatttcacaccttctcgaatttttttctagaaaatggttaggaattcgggggtatgtgtaatgaccaaaaatgattataattgatccctgcaaccgaaaataatttttttagaacgatttgaaattttttttttccgtcgaaaaatttcacaccttctcgaatttttttctagaaaatggttaggatttcgggggtatgtgtaatgaccaaaaatgattataattgacccctgcaaccgaaaataatttttttagaacgatttgaaattttttttttccgtcgaaaaatttcacaccttctcgaatttttttctagaaaatggttaggatttcgggggtatgtctattcaccaaaaatgattgtaattgaccccaaaacctagaaataatttttttagaacgatttgaaattttttttttccgtcgaaaaatttcacaccttctcgaatttttttctagaaaatggttaggatttcgggggtatgtctattcaccaaaaatgattgtaattgaccccaaaacctagaaataatttttttagaacgatttgaaattttttttttccgtcgaaaaatttcacaccttctcgaatttttttctagaaaatggttaggatttcgggggtatgtctatccaccaaaaatgattgtaattgaccccaaaacctagaaataatttttttagaacgattcaaaattttttttttcgccgaaaaatttaggcacctaccccctgtcgatttttcttaaaatttcgtttttcatttttaattaatttaattgatgttgtatggaaattttgtttaatacttttttgtaagtacccatgagctctactccagagaaaaggttcattgaaatatattcacaattgtaggagttatggctgtttgaaaattggaccacttttatggggtttttctcattttagggggtcaagaaacaactttttgaatatttttagaatttctacatattctacactaaaatacgcggcgtttggctttttgaacattaaaatcgtccaatccgttcagaagttataatgttttaaagatacgcatgaaatttcagtgaaacatatcaacgctatggtcagacatgaaatttttggtaatgaatttttttctcgaaaatggttaggatttcaagggtatatgtattgaccaaaaatgattgtaattgccccctgtaactaaatataatttttttagtatgatttgaaattttttaattttctcgaaaaatttgcccacctaCTCGGATTTGTTTTTCGAAAATAGTtagatattaacgtttaataaCTAACTGTTAAGttagtaataataaataaacaatgttaagttattaacgtttaaaattccgcctgtaataactttttaacgaagccttaatcaacaaatagctatccttaattttcgtcttattttggtccccagaatcccccattaaaatttctcccaagtATAGCCAAATATCCTGTATATTTTTCTAGGTGTGTGATTTTTATGTGAATAGTATATTACGACCGCAAAGGAGATTAAATAGTAACATTTACTTTGTTATTTTGATTTATGAGTATTAATCTTCATAGTGTAGCATTCATTAAATACAGCATACATTCATATCTATTTCACGGTACAATAACGTGTAATTATGTTTTATATGCGATTACTCATTctgataatttaattttcagGACGATACCGATGTCCAGGTTGATCGTAGTACAACAGACAAAGAAGtagaaaatatagaaaattcACCAACTGTTAAAGTTATGGGTATGGAAATGACAGCTAGTTGCGAGGGTAAGGGTAGTAGACCTACTACTCCTATAATACCTATTTCACCCAGGTAAACATAACTCGAATACTACATATACTAAGTCGAGACTTCCAATGACAAAAGCTTAATTATTTTAGCCATGTTGAGAGGGAGAAAACACCGCCTAAGCCAATATATTTAGAAGGTGCACTTCCACCGCAATGTGAATTACTTGTAACAGATTCAAAAACACAGGCTCAAAAAGCGGAAGAGGATGCAGAAGCACCTGTCGTACTCTCAGGCAAAATGACCCTCTCCCTTATCAGTCTCGACCAAAATGCAGCTGTAAGAAAACATTAGAATTATCAACAGAATCGAATAAATCTGTGGAGCCTTGTTTTATTTATACTGGTGATTCTTTCATTCATTTAATTGTTTGCTTGTACATAGATTACTTAATATGAAAACGACAAATCACAGGAGCtatatgaaatttaaaaaaaaattgtttagtaaCGACTTACATAAATCCAACGCTAATGTTGCCATTGCGCAGTAATAATTACTTACAGTCTGTGATTTGTTTTAGATATTAATATCTAATTTGTATTACGTATTGGGTCTGTTGTTTATCTATTAATTCTAGTTTAAGCTGCACACATTAAACATTTCACCACAATTAACACGCGCTTATAATTTTAGGAATTAATAATTCATACCTGTTTTATGATTTCGTTCACGAAACTGCGAAACAACACTCGATTAATCAAACTAACTAAATGCATTTAACATTTCTTACAGGAGTTCCACAGAGCTTATAATTAGTACACAATTTAAACATCGAAATTAGATACTTTACTACAATTTAGATCGTACGTATATTGCGTGATAACGAAATTAAAAGTGTTTAATATTATTTCGCTCAACTAGGAATTTGGGGAAGAAAATCAGGAAGTAGATGGCACGGAAGAAGAGGCACAAGAAACTGAAGATGTAAATAAAGACAAGGAAGACAAGAAACAAGTGGAAATAGGCGAATACGAAGAGAAAGTCGAAGCAGAGATAGATGAGAGCAAAGACGATGAAGAAATAAGTGTAGAAATAGATGATAGCGAAAATTATGAAGCTGAAATAGAAGTAGGTGTCGAAGATGAAGAGTCAGAGGTAGAAGTAAGCGATAACGAAGACGAAGAGTCAGAGGTAGAAGTAAGCGATAACGAAGACGAAGAGTCAGAGGTAGAAGAAAGCGATAACGAAGACGAAGACGAAGAGGTAGAAGTAAGCGATAACGAAGCTGAAGAGTCAGAGGTAGAAGTAAGCTATAGTGAAGACGAAGATgaagtaaataattaattaaatcaaTCAGACAATGAAGAAACGAAATGATTGATAAAAGTAACGACAGACGCTATAAATGTTGGTCGAGCACTGTCAGACACCTAATTTCACAAGACTCTAATTTACTACATGCTTACATTATTGCCTGTTGTATTCTATACTTAATAAAATCAGAAATTCATTAATCGGAGGGGCCAAGTAAGAGGCAGTGCTTCGTGTACATGTCCAATAGTGTCATTGTGCAATAATGATCACAGAATCGTAATACAGTCAATAGACACTATAGTGATCGATATTGTCACGATACTTATTATCAATTGGGTATGGTGATTGGCAAGCACTGATCTGTATGCTTGTGCACGTGCCAGTCGTTTCTGTTTAATATgctatttaacatttttttttattgcgctgaaaaatttcattttacttttattcgttctgtttttttttttattaatgttaACGAATCAATTTTATATGGCATCCTACATGTAGTATTTGAGTTACGTTTAAATGGACATTTTTTAATAATGTAGTTTACAAAGTCGTTTAGTACGTAGTATTGTCATTTTCATACCTATGCTTAATCATGCAATTATTGTATATTAGATGCAAATACaaagtataatatttattattcataTGTATGATTGCGTGTTGTTTATCAtgtaaaaatgcaaaaaaattaTAACGCGAAGTTCAATGTAATATTCCGCGAAAGATAGGAAATTTGTTTCATTGCACGACGTTTCACGATTATGTTGACAATGTATCCTAATGTATATACATACGTGTACCGTTAATTTTTTCTGTAATTATTACAAGATGAAGCTGTTAGTATTGTTATATAATATCTGTACAAATAGATAGAATTAATCGTCAAATCATAAtaagcaaaaaatgcggaaaatTGTTAAGTTTACAAATTGTATAGAAAATatacgtacattgaaaataaaataattttttaatttattctctATATTATCGTATTTCATGATGTATTAAAAAGAGTTACGGtttattaaaatgttataatcctcaattgaaaataaatataaatccgaATGTTTCCAAGATGCAACCGCATTTTTTGTAACATTATTAATAAGCAAGCTCTCGAAATATATTAACATTTATTATCCGCGATATTAAATGATTCCTAGTCTTAAAAGTGTTCAAAATATCTTGTACTTTACACACAATGTTTTTAATGTAGATATGTTTTTTTAAAgatcaattaattttaaatttaattagattGTTATTGAAACAGACACATTtgtagtaattttttaaaacattaaatcaTTTAAGCTTACATGTTTCAGTGTAATTGTCATTTTCAATATCGttactaaaaaaataaataatattatattaaactttGTGTTCCTTCTGGgtccattaaatttttaaacaatacataacattttgaaataaaatatttcaatttctaaaTCTAATTGGAATTTcatttacgataaatattttatataaagctTAAAATGATCGACGAAAATTTGTTTCTAATTTGACTGATACCATATCGTGTATGGTTATATAATTTCTCAAGAAACTCCATCTATGTAAGTTCTTTGTTTAAATTATTGTCGTAATCTATACCTAAATCGGATTTGCAATTTACGGGATTCTTCGTTTCGAAATAAATTCTACGGTATTGAaagaatttttagtaaattgaTTTTCTTTCAATTCGACTTTGTAAATATGTTTACTTAACCTGTTAAATTATTTACAATCAAAGAGTCCCCGACAGATTTTATTTACGTGTTTACATTTGTGTTTATTGTTCTTTTTTACAGATAGAGTtatctattattaaaaaatttaatgaacGTGATTAAATCGTGAACATGCATCATAGAGCCTGTtcgatttgaaaatattttaacgttCTTAATACGTAAGTACGATAGATGGGAATACGACGATTTTTAGGAAGCGTTGTTGTGGGTGTCCCTCTTGGGCTTGTCTTTTTGGACACAGTTGGTTCCATATCCAAGGTAGATGGAATCTCAATGTGGCCAACTTTAAACCCGAATAAAGACAATTCTGATTATGTTATTTTGAACCGCTGGGCAATTCGTACTCAAGATATTAAGCGTGGCGAAATAGTAGCCCTTACATCACCGAAACATCCAGAGCAAACATTGATTAAACGTGTCGTAGGAATTGCCGGTGATATTATACATACGCATGGATATAAGTTAGAAATCTTGCAGGTATTTGACTAATTTTACTATGAATTCTtgactatattattcaaatggTTAACGAAAACTTCTTTGTATTAGGTACCAGAAGGTCATTGTTGGGTAGAAGGAGATAATATCAACCGCTCTACGGATTCTAATATTTTTGGGCCAGTTTCTATTGGTTTAATAACTGCTAAAGCTACTCATGTAATATGGCCACTTAATAGGTTGCAATGCCTTCATCCTTCTATGTTAAATCATAGATTCCCGTTAAATGTATCGAGAGCACCGGCTGGATAAAATTTAGTTTAGTAACAATGAGGGCCGTCAGTTTTGTTAAAAGACTGCAATGGGATCTACCTGGCACAGTGTGCAGACATGGATTAACGATAGGGGATGTTGACAATGACGGTGATAATGAATTAGTCGTTGGTACTGCAGAGGGAGAGCTTTATATTTTCAAAGTAAgttatttattaataacttcATAGAATttataacgagtcagactcgtcattgtgttCATTGATGTTCAACAGGGATCAGAGCTATGGCAAAAAATACCTGGTCTAGGCCTCGTTACTAGCGTTGCTATAGGAGATATTTTTAATTATGGCCGGAACGCGTTGGTCGTAATTTGCGGGGATGGCTGGGCACATATCTTCTACGGTCCAAGATCTGTGAATCCTAGTACTATCAACGCGACATCTGCTCAACAATCAGCTAAGGAAACAACCGATCAAGATAACATTAAGACCAGTGAGCTAAAAGCTATATTATGTGTCGATCGAGGGAAATGATAATCTGCAAGTTATAAAAATTACAGGTCATCCAGGTGTGGATACAGCGACAGGCGTTAACATGACAAATTCTCAGAGTTCGGATCAAACGGACGGTAATAGCGAAGCAAACGAGTTATCTGGTAAAATGGAATGTGTCCACGTACAAAGAATCCCGACGAACACAAAAGTAGTGCTAGTAGCTGACGTTGACAAAGATGGTGCAAACGAGATGATATTAGGCTTGACCGATCGCGTAGTTAGATCATACAGATGGTCAAGCAACTTAGAACTAGGAAGAGGAAAGTTAGTCGGATTAAATAAGTGGGAGTGTACCAATCAAATAGGAACAGTCACGCTGCAGGTATGGCCACTCTGGGATTAATTGAAAAGAAATTTTACAGTAGTAACGATTGTTTGATTACTGTTTAGCACATGGCGGATGGAACGCCAACGTTATTGGTTGCTCAACCCGGAGGAACGTTTATGCGAATAAAATGCAACCCCAAGGATTGCCACTTGGAAGACGAAGCTCACAAAACGGACGACGAGTCAGCAGCGAGCTGCGTGGATTACCAAACATTGGGAATATCGCGTATGCGCAATCAGAATATTTCAACAGAAATTATAGGAGATCTGGAGTCCACGCTAGAGAATAAAATGGCCGACGAGTGCAAAGACTTTAAACAGAATGTTTCCAGCTCGATCAAGCAGGACATAACTTTGAAATCAGACTCGCAGGAATTTACAGGGAACACTCCACAATTTGAAGCGAAGAGAGAGAATTTTGATACAGCGGAGGAACGCGAAAAAGAGAAAACTTCTAGAATAGAAAGTTACAAAGTAGAGAGGGTTCCAGATAAAGCTGATTGTTCCAATATAGACGAAGTCGATGGCAATTTGTTGGGTGGGAATTTAATTCTTGGCGAGTACGATACGAAAACGGAAAAGGACTCGTTGTTGCCCACGTACAAAGATTTCTGTTGTTCGGATAGCAGcaacaataataatattgaACGTGTACAAGAGAAAGATAAAATTGAAGCTAACGCGACCATAAAGAGCAGTTCGTCTCAAGGAAAGCCTTACGCTCTTGCAACTTTAGACGGGACAATAATGTTAGTCAAGGACGAAGTTATTTTATGGTAAGATTAAACGAATTCACGTCATTTAACGATGGTTATTTATAGTTTACACGTTTATTTTTTAGGTCCATGCAGGTAGATCGTATGATATTTGCTCTGTGCAGATTAGACGTAACCGGAGACGGTTCTGATGAAATAGTTGCTTGCGCGTGGGATGGACAGACTTATATTTTAGATCAACAACGAAACAGCGTACGTTTTCAGTTCGAAGAGCCAGTCAGAGCATTTTGTACAGGCAACTACAACGTTTCTCCAGGAATTTCAACGCCCTGTCTCGTGTACAATACATTCAACAACAAGGTAATGACCTTTCAaacgattttttttaaagagaagttGAAAATATCAAAGAGTACTTACAGATCTTCCTCTATCACGACGTTACGCTTCCAAGTATGGTCATCAGGCCTCTCATCCCTCTGGAGGAGCTCGAACCTGAAGAAAAGAAGACTTTAGACGATCTCTTACAAAATTGCAGCGATATGGAAAGACAACAAAGAATGCAACAATTGACAGAATGGTTATTATATGGAgtatcttaaaaaaaaaaatacacgtaTTCTTGCTTTGTTGTATTCGAATAAACTGGAATCGTTTGAGACAACAACGGtgttcatattttatttatatcgcAGTTTGTAGTTAATATTTCTCGAATTCTCTGTCTAGTCACGGagaattatacaattaacaaaaattataatatttttttggCGAACAAGGTCGCCACGATAACGGTTGCAGAATAATTTAGGGCCTAGTTAGACATTGATTTAAGGATGCCTACCCGTTTGCGGAATACCGAGAAAAACATCTTTATCTGTTCGTCGTAAATTAGGTTGATGTACCGTGTAATATCAGTTAAACATATAGCATCGGTTTTAGCATCATCGTTGTCAGTAGTAATGTAGACTTCGTCGGATACTTTTCTAAGCAACAAACGAAATCATTGTATCTTTCCGATAAGATTAAATGTATGTGGACAATTTAAAAATCCTTCGAACCAATAGTTGACAAACGCGAATGAAACTGCGGTCGGGTAGCTCGAGAGAAACAGGAAACTGAGACGTGAGTGCTGCAAATAtatctatttttataaataatatccACAGATTAGGGCCCGAGTGAACATCAAGTTTAGTCATTTTTTATTCGCGTTGATAGAAGTTCGAATTttcgattttttaattaaaaaactttaccagctactcgaatttttttctcgaaagcgtgtAGGATTTCCGGTGTATGTATtttgacaaaaaataattgcaattgatctCTGcaccagaaaataattttttcagaatgataggaaattttttaagttcgtcgaaaaatttagacatctattcgaatttttttctcgaaactgagtaggattttgagggtatgtttattgataaaaaatgattgtaattaacccccttagccaaaaataatttttttagaatgatttgaaattttttaatttcgtcgaaaatttggtccacctaatcgaatttttttctcgaaactgagtaggattttgggggtatgtatattcataaaaaatgattgtaattaacccccctagataaaaataatttttttagaatgatttgaaattttttaatttcgtcggaaaatttgtccatctgtttgaatttttttctcgaaaatggttaggatttcgagggtacgtctattcaccaaaaatgattgtaattgaccctagaacctagaaataatttttttagaacgatttgaaatttttcaattttgtcgaaaatttggtccacctattcgaatttttttctcgaaagtcagtaggatttcgagggtatatctaatgaccaaaaatgattgtaattgaccccagaacctagaaataatttttttagaacgattcaaaatttttttttttcgccgaaaaatttaggcacctaccccctttgtcgattttccttaaaatttcgtttttcatttttaattaatttaattgatgttgtatggaaattttgtttaatacttttttgtaggtatctatgagctctgcttcaagaaaaaatttcattgaaatatattcactattgtggaagttatggctttttgaaaattggaccgtttttatggggtttttctcattttggggggtcaagaaacaacttttcgaatatttttagaatttctacatattctacattaaaatacgcgtcgtttgcttttgtaaacattaaaatcgtgcaatccgttcagaagttatgtcgttttaaagattcgcatacaattttggggaaccatttctggcctcacattagattttcagtaatgaatttttttcttgaaaatgcataggatttcgagggtatgtctgttgaccaaaaatgattgtaattaaccctctta encodes:
- the LOC143349010 gene encoding KICSTOR complex protein ITFG2, translated to MRAVSFVKRLQWDLPGTVCRHGLTIGDVDNDGDNELVVGTAEGELYIFKGSELWQKIPGLGLVTSVAIGDIFNYGRNALVVICGDGWAHIFYGPRSVNPSTINATSAQQSAKETTDQDNIKTSHPGVDTATGVNMTNSQSSDQTDGNSEANELSGKMECVHVQRIPTNTKVVLVADVDKDGANEMILGLTDRVVRSYRWSSNLELGRGKLVGLNKWECTNQIGTVTLQHMADGTPTLLVAQPGGTFMRIKCNPKDCHLEDEAHKTDDESAASCVDYQTLGISRMRNQNISTEIIGDLESTLENKMADECKDFKQNVSSSIKQDITLKSDSQEFTGNTPQFEAKRENFDTAEEREKEKTSRIESYKVERVPDKADCSNIDEVDGNLLGGNLILGEYDTKTEKDSLLPTYKDFCCSDSSNNNNIERVQEKDKIEANATIKSSSSQGKPYALATLDGTIMLVKDEVILWSMQVDRMIFALCRLDVTGDGSDEIVACAWDGQTYILDQQRNSVRFQFEEPVRAFCTGNYNVSPGISTPCLVYNTFNNKIFLYHDVTLPSMVIRPLIPLEELEPEEKKTLDDLLQNCSDMERQQRMQQLTEWLLYGVS